One Mesorhizobium loti genomic window carries:
- a CDS encoding DNA primase, translating into MRFPPAFLDEIRDRVPISQVIGQRVAWDRKKTNASRGDYWACCPFHGEKSPSFHCEDKKGRYHCFGCDVSGDHFKFLTELEGLSFPEAVEKIADMAGVPMPVRDEREERREQERASLTDVMEMATAFFQERLQGPEGAKARAYLRDRGLTPATQHSFRLGFAPDSRNALKEHLAAKGVPKADIEACGLVRHGDDIPVSYDWFRDRIMFPIPDSRGKIIAFGGRALAPDALAKYMNSPDTELFHKGNVLYNFARARKALAKGGTVIAVEGYMDVIALAQAGFENVVAPLGTALTENQLELLWRMAPEPMLCFDGDKAGLKAAWRAADLALPSVQAGRSARFALLPEGKDPDDLVKAEGPDAFRTVLADARPLVDLLWMRETAGGVFDTPERRAELGKTLRELTSRIRDESTRYHYQQEMREREKSFFGSQRDARQGRQDWKPGQQGKAAAPGGQFAKPGGSRMAITESLGQSALVKRGSEGMSVREATIIVALVNHPPLIDENFAHVEFLDLANSELQRLHAAILDAMAHDTANDRHAVVATIERAGCAEIWERAVGLIRRARQWPALETAALDDARDALNQALHLQRSARTLHKELKQAEAALEADPSDENFRHLIEIQAQFQDVQATEALIEGFGVSSGRAGRA; encoded by the coding sequence ATGCGCTTTCCGCCCGCCTTCCTTGACGAGATCCGCGACCGCGTGCCGATTTCACAGGTTATCGGTCAGCGCGTCGCGTGGGATCGCAAGAAGACCAATGCGTCGCGCGGCGACTATTGGGCCTGTTGCCCGTTCCATGGCGAGAAAAGCCCGTCCTTCCACTGCGAGGACAAGAAGGGCCGCTATCACTGTTTCGGCTGCGATGTGTCGGGCGACCATTTCAAATTCCTCACCGAACTTGAGGGATTGAGCTTTCCCGAGGCGGTCGAGAAGATCGCCGACATGGCCGGCGTGCCGATGCCGGTGCGCGACGAACGGGAAGAGCGGCGCGAGCAGGAACGCGCCAGCCTGACCGACGTCATGGAGATGGCTACCGCCTTCTTCCAGGAACGGCTGCAGGGACCCGAGGGAGCCAAGGCCCGCGCCTATCTGCGCGATCGTGGGCTCACGCCGGCAACGCAGCATTCGTTCCGGCTCGGCTTCGCGCCCGACAGCCGCAACGCGCTGAAAGAGCATCTCGCGGCAAAAGGCGTGCCGAAAGCCGATATCGAAGCGTGCGGGCTGGTGCGTCATGGCGACGATATCCCGGTCTCCTATGACTGGTTCCGCGACCGCATCATGTTCCCGATCCCGGATTCGCGCGGCAAGATCATCGCCTTTGGCGGCCGGGCGCTGGCGCCCGATGCGCTGGCCAAATACATGAACTCGCCCGACACCGAGCTCTTCCACAAGGGCAATGTGCTCTACAATTTCGCCCGGGCCCGCAAGGCGCTCGCCAAGGGCGGCACGGTCATTGCCGTCGAAGGCTATATGGACGTGATCGCGCTGGCGCAGGCCGGCTTCGAGAATGTCGTGGCGCCGCTCGGCACAGCGCTCACCGAGAACCAGCTCGAACTGTTGTGGCGCATGGCGCCGGAGCCGATGCTGTGCTTCGACGGCGACAAGGCTGGACTGAAGGCGGCATGGCGGGCTGCCGATCTCGCGCTGCCGTCGGTGCAGGCCGGGCGCTCGGCGCGTTTTGCGCTGCTGCCGGAAGGCAAGGATCCCGACGACCTCGTCAAGGCCGAGGGGCCGGACGCTTTCCGCACCGTGCTTGCCGATGCGCGGCCGCTGGTCGACCTGTTGTGGATGCGCGAGACCGCTGGCGGTGTCTTTGACACGCCGGAGCGGCGGGCGGAACTGGGAAAGACGCTGCGGGAGTTGACCAGCCGCATCCGCGACGAAAGCACGCGCTATCACTACCAGCAGGAAATGCGCGAGCGGGAAAAGAGCTTCTTCGGCTCGCAGCGCGATGCGCGGCAAGGGCGCCAGGACTGGAAACCGGGGCAGCAGGGCAAGGCAGCCGCACCCGGCGGACAATTCGCCAAGCCTGGTGGCAGCCGCATGGCAATCACCGAAAGCCTCGGCCAGTCCGCGCTGGTCAAGCGCGGCAGCGAGGGCATGTCGGTGCGCGAGGCGACGATCATCGTGGCCCTGGTCAACCATCCGCCGCTGATCGACGAGAATTTCGCCCATGTCGAATTTCTCGACCTCGCCAATTCCGAACTGCAGCGGCTGCACGCCGCCATCCTCGATGCGATGGCGCATGACACGGCCAATGACCGCCACGCCGTGGTGGCGACGATCGAGCGCGCCGGCTGCGCCGAGATCTGGGAGCGGGCCGTCGGCCTGATCCGGCGGGCGCGGCAATGGCCGGCGCTGGAGACGGCGGCACTCGACGATGCCCGCGACGCTCTGAACCAGGCACTGCACTTGCAGCGCAGCGCGCGCACCTTACATAAGGAGCTGAAACAGGCGGAAGCGGCGCTCGAAGCAGATCCCTCGGACGAAAACTTCCGCCATTTGATCGAAATTCAGGCGCAATTTCAGGATGTACAGGCGACGGAAGCGCTGATCGAAGGATTTGGCGTTTCGTCGGGCAGGGCTGGGCGAGCCTAA
- a CDS encoding Na/Pi-cotransporter family protein, with product MSGSVVLLHLAGAVALMLFATRMVKTGVERAYGDVLRHRLRATMRNPIMAVLAGTGLAIALQSSTAVTLLVGSFAGSGIVSGAAGQLAVRGAEIGSALVVKLLTFDLTLLVPLCLITGTVMFMATERRDWRQTGRILVGIGLLILSLEMIGQASEPLRNSQLMPVIINYFSSDSITAYLLAALITWLFQSSIAAVLLMATLAGRGLISPELGVVLILGVNLGSSIIAPMLTRSAGPAVRVVPIGNLLMRGLGSLVMLILFMIVRPHVGFLGATAADQIVNAHILFNVIILLAGLPLAGFVYRASEKIVALGTKPAPAASLDVIELSALNESALDVPSQALANATREVVRVCETVEIMLKRIIELYESADSDKIKALAALDDRVDRKHAAIKLYLAKVTKNPLTEDEALRCQELIGACVKLEQVGDIIVRNMLVHVKKKFDRGLEFTDEGWSELSAFHSSVLANARLAFNVLVSRDPETARQLVLEKDQLRDREKETSASHFLRLREGTAKSVETSSIHLDTIRDLKQINSLLASMAYPVLEERGLLTGSRLKAS from the coding sequence ATGAGCGGTTCCGTCGTTCTTCTGCATCTGGCCGGCGCGGTGGCGCTGATGCTGTTTGCCACCCGCATGGTCAAGACCGGCGTCGAACGCGCCTATGGCGACGTGCTGCGCCACAGGCTGCGCGCCACCATGCGCAATCCGATCATGGCGGTGCTGGCCGGCACCGGCCTCGCCATCGCGCTGCAAAGCTCGACCGCGGTGACGCTGCTGGTCGGCTCCTTCGCCGGTTCCGGCATCGTCTCGGGTGCCGCCGGCCAATTGGCCGTGCGCGGCGCCGAGATCGGCTCGGCACTCGTGGTCAAGCTCTTGACCTTCGATCTCACGCTGCTGGTACCGCTCTGCCTGATCACCGGCACGGTGATGTTCATGGCCACGGAGCGGCGCGACTGGCGTCAGACCGGCCGCATCCTGGTCGGCATCGGCCTTCTGATCCTGTCGCTGGAAATGATCGGCCAGGCCTCCGAGCCGCTGCGCAACAGCCAACTGATGCCGGTCATCATCAACTACTTCTCCAGCGATTCCATCACCGCCTATCTCCTGGCGGCGCTGATCACCTGGCTGTTCCAGTCGAGCATCGCGGCGGTGCTTTTGATGGCGACGCTGGCCGGCCGCGGCCTGATCAGCCCGGAACTCGGCGTCGTCCTCATCCTCGGCGTCAATCTTGGCTCCTCGATCATCGCGCCGATGCTGACGCGCTCGGCCGGGCCCGCCGTGCGCGTCGTGCCGATCGGCAATCTCCTGATGCGCGGGCTGGGCTCGCTGGTCATGCTGATCCTGTTCATGATCGTCCGCCCGCATGTCGGCTTCCTCGGCGCGACGGCGGCCGACCAAATCGTCAACGCCCATATCCTGTTCAATGTCATCATCCTGCTTGCCGGCCTGCCGCTGGCCGGTTTCGTCTACCGTGCCTCGGAAAAGATCGTGGCGCTCGGCACCAAGCCGGCGCCGGCGGCCTCGCTCGACGTCATCGAATTGTCGGCGCTCAACGAAAGCGCTCTGGATGTGCCGAGCCAGGCACTGGCCAACGCCACGCGCGAGGTGGTGCGGGTCTGCGAGACGGTCGAGATCATGCTGAAGCGCATCATCGAACTCTACGAGAGCGCCGACAGCGACAAGATCAAGGCGCTGGCCGCCCTCGACGACCGCGTCGACCGTAAGCACGCGGCGATCAAACTATACCTCGCTAAGGTCACCAAGAACCCGCTGACCGAGGACGAGGCGCTGCGCTGCCAGGAACTGATCGGCGCCTGCGTCAAACTCGAGCAGGTCGGCGACATCATCGTGCGCAACATGCTGGTGCATGTGAAGAAGAAATTCGACCGCGGGCTGGAATTCACCGACGAAGGCTGGAGCGAATTGTCCGCCTTCCACAGCTCTGTGCTGGCCAATGCAAGGCTTGCCTTCAACGTGCTGGTCTCGCGGGACCCCGAAACCGCCCGTCAGCTGGTGCTGGAGAAGGATCAGTTGCGCGACCGCGAGAAGGAAACCAGCGCCAGCCATTTCCTGCGGCTGCGCGAAGGCACCGCCAAGAGCGTCGAAACCAGCTCGATCCACCTCGACACCATCCGCGACCTGAAGCAGATCAACTCGCTGCTGGCGTCGATGGCCTATCCGGTGCTGGAAGAGCGCGGCCTGCTGACGGGGTCGCGGTTGAAGGCGAGCTGA
- a CDS encoding major facilitator superfamily protein, with translation MSLPLIALFIAAFAFGTTEFVIAGVLPQVAEGLGVSVPSAGYLVSGYACGIAIGGPLLTLATKSLPRKTLLLGLAVAFTIGQAACALAPDFTSMLLLRIAVAVAHGAYFGVAMVVAVGLVPEDKRGMAVAVILSGLTVSNVIGVPAGTAIGNIWGWRATFWVMCALGVAATCAMAALLPRTTGYQAKPAGLAREVRVLARQQVWTSLILMLMLMLGQFCLFTYITPTLLEVTGLDEDLVPWVLLLNGVGATLGVFLGGKLSDWKLMPSLITMLGLQAVTLAVIYAVSPYPVPMVVAIVIWGGLNFAIGTPIQTRILAWTADASNLASSLIPSGFNVGIALAASLGAAMLNAGYGYRSLPVAGALAMLVAVLVAVVSQVWEGRSNATPPLTAPAE, from the coding sequence ATGTCGCTTCCGCTCATCGCCCTGTTCATCGCCGCTTTCGCTTTCGGCACCACCGAATTCGTGATTGCCGGCGTGCTGCCGCAGGTGGCGGAGGGGCTTGGCGTCTCGGTTCCCTCCGCAGGCTATCTTGTCTCCGGCTACGCCTGCGGCATCGCCATTGGCGGCCCGCTACTGACGCTCGCCACCAAATCGCTGCCGCGCAAAACCCTGCTGCTCGGCCTCGCCGTCGCCTTCACCATCGGCCAGGCCGCCTGCGCGCTGGCGCCCGATTTCACCTCGATGCTGCTTTTGCGCATCGCCGTGGCGGTGGCGCACGGCGCCTATTTCGGCGTCGCCATGGTGGTTGCCGTCGGCCTCGTTCCCGAGGACAAGCGCGGCATGGCGGTGGCGGTCATCCTGTCGGGCCTCACCGTCTCCAACGTCATCGGCGTGCCGGCCGGCACCGCCATCGGCAACATCTGGGGCTGGCGCGCGACCTTCTGGGTGATGTGCGCGCTGGGCGTGGCGGCGACTTGTGCCATGGCGGCGCTGTTGCCGCGCACCACTGGATATCAGGCCAAGCCCGCCGGCCTCGCCCGCGAGGTCCGCGTGCTGGCACGCCAGCAGGTCTGGACCTCGCTGATCCTTATGCTGATGCTGATGCTCGGCCAGTTCTGCCTGTTCACCTACATCACCCCGACCTTGCTGGAGGTCACCGGGCTCGACGAAGACCTGGTGCCCTGGGTGCTGCTGCTCAACGGCGTCGGCGCCACGCTCGGCGTCTTCCTCGGCGGCAAGCTGTCCGACTGGAAGCTGATGCCGTCGCTGATCACCATGCTTGGCCTACAGGCGGTGACGTTGGCGGTCATCTATGCCGTCAGTCCCTACCCCGTGCCGATGGTTGTCGCGATCGTCATCTGGGGCGGCCTCAACTTCGCCATCGGCACGCCGATCCAGACCCGCATCCTGGCCTGGACGGCGGATGCCTCCAACCTCGCCTCCTCGCTGATCCCGTCCGGCTTCAATGTCGGCATCGCGCTGGCCGCATCACTGGGCGCCGCTATGCTCAATGCCGGCTACGGCTACCGCAGCCTGCCGGTGGCCGGCGCTTTGGCGATGCTGGTCGCCGTTCTGGTCGCGGTCGTCTCCCAGGTCTGGGAAGGCCGCAGCAACGCCACGCCGCCGCTGACGGCACCCGCCGAGTAG
- a CDS encoding heavy metal translocating P-type ATPase, protein MTAPLKQTRFKIGGMDCASCAAKIDTAVRRLDGVVDVSVSVTGASMTVSHGVPLNDDKVLRQVARLGYGIVRAEARTDGPAAKAHDHADHDHEGHDHEGHHGGGQQIAKEAAGSSHLHSHAEPVQPWWRSRRAVLTLACAAALLAAYGIGHLFPSTERWVFLAALLVGLVPIARRALMAALAGTPFSIETLMTIAAIGAVMIGATEEAAAVVVLFLIGELLEGVAAGRARASIQGLADLVPKTALVERGGGTSEVPADLIAVGDVIVVRPGDRIPADGEIVEGSSDIDEAPVTGESTPKRKGVAEPVFAGTISSDGVLKVRVTAAASDNTIARIVRLVEEAQEAKAPTERFIDRFSRYYTPGVLVVGALVAVLPPLVAGGGWNEWIYKGLAILLIGCPCALVISTPAAIAAGLATGARRGLLMKGGAVLEGFRRITAVAFDKTGTLTAGKPVVTDIVAYGRDERSVLALAAALEQGSSHPLAVAILDRAKTDKAPVPPALAAKAISGKGVEGSVGGVAVFLGSGQAAGERAEMTPAQRLAIDSLNGQAKTVSVLVADGVVAGLIAMRDEPRPDAVAGIAALKAEGIRTVMLTGDNRRTAEAIAASLGIDARAELLPQDKQRIVGELQREGLTVAKVGDGINDAPALAAADIGIAMGGGTDVALETADAAILHGRVTDVARMVWLSRAVMANIGQNITVALGLKAVFLVTTILGITGLWPAILADTGATVLVTANAMRLLRWHG, encoded by the coding sequence ATGACGGCTCCTCTCAAGCAGACAAGGTTCAAGATCGGCGGCATGGATTGCGCCTCGTGCGCGGCCAAGATCGACACGGCTGTGCGCCGCCTCGACGGCGTCGTCGACGTCTCGGTTTCAGTGACCGGCGCCAGCATGACGGTCAGCCATGGCGTGCCGCTCAATGACGACAAGGTGCTGCGGCAGGTGGCGCGGCTGGGCTACGGCATCGTCAGGGCGGAGGCCAGGACCGATGGGCCGGCGGCCAAGGCGCACGACCATGCCGATCATGATCATGAAGGCCATGATCACGAAGGTCACCATGGCGGCGGCCAACAAATCGCCAAAGAGGCCGCAGGGTCATCGCATCTGCACAGCCACGCCGAGCCGGTGCAGCCGTGGTGGCGCAGCCGCCGCGCGGTGCTGACGTTGGCTTGTGCGGCAGCGCTTCTGGCCGCTTACGGTATCGGCCATCTGTTTCCGTCGACCGAGCGCTGGGTCTTCCTGGCGGCACTGCTGGTCGGCCTGGTGCCGATCGCACGGCGGGCGCTGATGGCGGCGCTGGCCGGCACACCGTTCTCGATCGAGACGCTGATGACCATCGCTGCCATTGGTGCGGTGATGATCGGCGCCACGGAAGAAGCGGCCGCCGTGGTGGTGCTGTTCCTGATCGGCGAGCTGCTGGAAGGGGTCGCCGCCGGCCGCGCGCGTGCCAGCATCCAGGGCCTGGCCGATCTGGTGCCGAAGACGGCGCTGGTCGAGCGGGGAGGCGGCACTTCAGAAGTACCCGCGGACCTGATTGCCGTCGGTGACGTCATCGTGGTGCGGCCCGGCGACCGCATCCCGGCCGATGGCGAGATTGTCGAAGGCTCGAGCGATATCGACGAAGCTCCGGTGACCGGCGAGAGCACGCCGAAGCGCAAGGGTGTTGCGGAACCCGTCTTCGCCGGCACGATCAGCAGCGATGGCGTGCTGAAAGTGCGGGTGACGGCGGCTGCTTCCGACAACACCATCGCCCGAATCGTGCGGCTGGTGGAGGAGGCGCAGGAGGCCAAGGCGCCAACTGAGCGCTTCATCGACCGATTTTCGCGATATTATACGCCCGGTGTGCTGGTCGTTGGTGCGCTCGTGGCCGTGCTGCCGCCGCTTGTCGCCGGCGGCGGCTGGAACGAATGGATCTACAAGGGCCTGGCGATCCTCTTGATCGGTTGCCCCTGCGCGCTGGTCATCTCGACGCCGGCGGCGATCGCCGCCGGCCTGGCGACCGGCGCCCGACGCGGCCTGCTGATGAAGGGCGGCGCGGTGCTGGAGGGCTTTCGCCGGATCACGGCGGTCGCCTTCGACAAGACCGGCACGCTGACCGCGGGCAAGCCTGTCGTGACCGACATCGTCGCCTATGGCCGCGATGAGCGCTCCGTGTTGGCACTGGCGGCGGCGCTCGAGCAAGGCTCCAGTCATCCGCTGGCGGTGGCGATCCTGGATCGGGCCAAGACCGACAAGGCGCCGGTGCCGCCGGCGCTGGCAGCGAAGGCGATCTCCGGCAAGGGCGTCGAGGGCAGTGTCGGCGGCGTGGCTGTGTTCCTCGGTTCCGGCCAGGCGGCGGGCGAACGCGCCGAGATGACGCCAGCGCAGCGCCTGGCCATCGACAGCCTGAACGGCCAGGCCAAGACCGTGTCGGTGCTGGTCGCCGATGGCGTGGTGGCCGGGCTGATCGCCATGCGCGACGAGCCGCGGCCGGATGCGGTGGCCGGCATCGCGGCGCTCAAGGCAGAGGGCATACGCACGGTGATGCTGACCGGCGACAATCGCCGCACGGCTGAAGCCATCGCCGCTTCGCTCGGCATCGATGCGCGGGCAGAACTGCTGCCGCAGGACAAGCAGCGCATCGTCGGCGAACTGCAGCGCGAAGGACTGACGGTGGCCAAGGTCGGCGACGGCATCAACGATGCGCCGGCACTCGCCGCCGCCGACATCGGCATTGCCATGGGCGGTGGCACCGATGTGGCGCTGGAGACGGCGGATGCGGCGATCCTGCATGGCCGCGTCACGGACGTTGCCCGCATGGTGTGGCTGTCGCGGGCGGTGATGGCCAATATCGGCCAGAACATCACCGTGGCGCTGGGGCTGAAGGCGGTCTTCCTGGTCACCACCATTTTAGGCATCACCGGCCTGTGGCCGGCAATCCTGGCCGATACCGGCGCCACCGTGCTGGTCACAGCCAACGCCATGCGTCTGTTGCGCTGGCACGGCTGA
- a CDS encoding MerR family transcriptional regulator, producing MFSIGDLSRRTGVKVPTIRYYEQMGLVAAPERSEGNQRRYSRQELERLAFIRHARDLGFAVEDIRALIELSGHPEQPCGHADKIAEEQLISVREKIAQLKRLETELERIASCCDGKTVGDCYVIRALSDHALCADEHV from the coding sequence ATGTTTTCGATCGGTGATCTCTCGCGCCGCACCGGGGTCAAGGTGCCGACCATCCGCTATTACGAGCAGATGGGCCTGGTCGCCGCGCCCGAGCGCTCGGAAGGCAACCAGCGCCGCTACTCAAGGCAAGAGCTGGAGCGGCTGGCCTTCATCCGCCACGCCCGCGACCTCGGCTTCGCCGTCGAGGATATCCGCGCGCTGATCGAATTGAGCGGTCATCCCGAACAGCCTTGCGGCCACGCCGACAAGATTGCCGAAGAACAACTGATTTCCGTGCGCGAAAAGATCGCCCAGCTGAAGCGGCTGGAAACCGAGCTGGAGCGCATCGCCTCCTGCTGCGACGGCAAAACGGTCGGCGACTGCTACGTCATCCGCGCGCTGTCCGACCATGCGTTGTGTGCCGACGAGCACGTCTGA
- a CDS encoding D-aminopeptidase: MSRTVSDFGLICGTLPAGMHNAITDVPGVRAGHCTLRNGDVNTGVTAILPHGGNLFRRKVTAASHVINGFGKTTGLTQVQELGTIETPVLLTNTLSVGTCATALIRDAIRQNPDIGRTTGTVNPVVGECNDGPLNDIQALAISEEHALAALADAHAGEVEQGNIGAGTGMTCFGFKGGIGSASRRIALGGGHHLGVLVLSNFGRSGDLVLPDGRRPDPRQPAEVERGSVMIVLATDVPLEHRQLERVARRAGAGIARLGSFWGHGSGDIAIAFSTGNPVDHDESRDLVPLLALNEARIDMLFRAAVEATQEAVLNSMLSAEAFTGRAGKHRASLADWLREQER, translated from the coding sequence ATGTCCAGAACTGTCAGCGATTTCGGCCTGATCTGCGGCACCTTGCCGGCGGGCATGCACAATGCGATCACCGATGTGCCCGGTGTGCGCGCCGGTCACTGCACGCTGCGCAATGGCGACGTCAACACCGGCGTGACGGCGATCCTGCCCCATGGCGGAAATCTGTTCCGCAGGAAGGTGACGGCGGCAAGCCACGTCATCAACGGCTTCGGCAAGACTACCGGCCTGACGCAGGTGCAGGAGCTCGGCACCATCGAAACGCCTGTTCTCTTGACCAACACGCTCTCGGTCGGCACCTGCGCCACGGCGCTGATCCGCGACGCCATCCGCCAGAATCCGGATATCGGCCGCACCACCGGAACCGTCAATCCGGTGGTCGGCGAATGCAATGACGGTCCGCTGAACGACATCCAGGCCCTGGCGATATCAGAGGAACACGCCCTCGCCGCGCTGGCCGACGCGCATGCGGGCGAGGTCGAACAAGGCAATATCGGCGCCGGAACGGGAATGACTTGCTTCGGCTTCAAAGGCGGCATCGGCTCGGCATCCAGAAGAATCGCGCTCGGCGGCGGCCATCACCTCGGCGTTCTCGTTCTGTCGAACTTCGGCAGGTCCGGAGATCTCGTTCTGCCCGACGGGCGCCGGCCGGACCCCAGACAACCGGCCGAGGTCGAGCGCGGCTCGGTCATGATCGTGCTGGCAACCGATGTGCCGCTCGAACACCGCCAGCTTGAAAGGGTGGCGCGCCGCGCCGGAGCCGGCATTGCCAGGCTCGGCTCTTTCTGGGGCCATGGCAGTGGTGACATCGCCATCGCCTTCAGCACCGGCAATCCGGTCGATCACGATGAAAGCCGCGATCTGGTGCCCCTGCTCGCGCTCAACGAAGCGCGCATCGACATGCTTTTTCGGGCGGCCGTGGAAGCCACGCAGGAGGCGGTGTTGAACTCCATGCTGTCCGCCGAGGCCTTCACCGGCAGGGCCGGCAAGCATCGCGCATCGCTGGCCGACTGGCTGCGCGAGCAGGAACGCTAA
- a CDS encoding GCN5-like N-acetyltransferase, which produces MVEIVKPALEHLPSYKAALERGWSPDNVRLMEATREQLAAIEKDPVAFLASLDDPEARGDPITLPDGTQVPRLPGFRRWIWDGEASGSIGFRWQKGTAELPSHVLGHIGYAVVPWKRRRGYATEALRLMLDEARAVGLPYVEITAKPGNPASHKVILANGGKLVERFFEDAAYGGVESLRFRIDL; this is translated from the coding sequence ATGGTCGAGATCGTCAAACCGGCGCTTGAACATCTGCCGTCCTACAAGGCGGCGCTCGAGCGCGGCTGGTCGCCGGACAATGTGCGGCTCATGGAGGCGACGCGCGAGCAACTCGCGGCGATAGAGAAGGATCCGGTGGCGTTCCTGGCCAGTCTCGATGACCCAGAAGCCAGGGGTGACCCGATCACCTTGCCCGACGGCACGCAAGTGCCGCGCCTGCCGGGGTTCCGCCGCTGGATCTGGGATGGCGAGGCGTCCGGCTCGATCGGTTTTCGCTGGCAGAAGGGCACGGCGGAACTGCCCTCGCATGTGCTTGGCCATATCGGCTATGCGGTGGTGCCGTGGAAGCGGCGGCGCGGCTACGCGACCGAGGCGCTACGGCTGATGCTCGATGAGGCGAGGGCGGTCGGCCTGCCCTATGTCGAGATCACCGCCAAGCCGGGCAATCCGGCCTCGCACAAGGTGATCCTGGCCAATGGCGGCAAGCTCGTCGAGCGCTTCTTCGAGGATGCCGCCTATGGCGGGGTGGAGAGTTTGCGGTTCCGGATCGATTTGTAG
- a CDS encoding replicative DNA helicase yields MILSAPVYHLKRQARLLSREAKIPLHQALDRIAAQEGFASWSLLAAKLSETAPASRLFAQLAPGDLVLVGARPGHGKTLMSLELAVEAMKSGHRSVFFTLEYTQRDVLERFRAIGVEPARFDGLFEFDTSDAISAGYIVRMLVSAPPGTLAVIDYLQLLDQKRENPGLMDQVRTLKAFARDSGVILVFISQIDRSYDPAKKPVPDISDVRLPNPLDLSLFDKACFLNEGEIRFHAA; encoded by the coding sequence ATGATTCTATCCGCGCCTGTCTACCATCTGAAGCGTCAAGCAAGGCTGTTGTCGCGCGAGGCAAAAATCCCGCTCCACCAGGCGCTTGACCGGATTGCCGCGCAAGAGGGATTTGCCAGTTGGAGCCTGCTTGCGGCGAAGCTGTCCGAGACGGCGCCCGCCAGCAGGTTGTTCGCGCAACTGGCACCTGGTGATCTGGTTCTGGTTGGCGCGCGGCCGGGCCATGGCAAGACGCTGATGAGCCTCGAACTGGCGGTCGAAGCGATGAAGTCGGGCCATCGCAGCGTGTTCTTCACGCTGGAATATACGCAACGCGATGTGCTGGAGCGGTTCCGCGCTATCGGCGTCGAGCCGGCCCGGTTCGACGGACTGTTCGAGTTCGACACTTCCGATGCCATCAGCGCCGGCTATATCGTCAGGATGTTGGTGTCGGCGCCGCCCGGCACGCTGGCGGTCATCGATTATCTGCAACTGCTCGATCAGAAACGAGAGAACCCCGGCCTGATGGACCAGGTCCGCACGCTGAAGGCTTTCGCGCGCGATAGCGGCGTGATCCTGGTCTTCATCTCGCAGATCGACCGGTCCTACGATCCGGCGAAGAAGCCGGTCCCGGATATCAGTGATGTTCGCCTGCCCAACCCGCTTGATTTGTCCCTGTTCGACAAAGCCTGCTTCCTGAACGAGGGCGAGATCCGCTTCCATGCGGCTTGA
- a CDS encoding dehydrogenase — protein MQTILITGCSSGYGLETARHFLANGWNVIATMRTPRQDILPRSERLRILPLDVTSEASIAAVVKAAGQIDVLVNNAGIGVVGAFEATTMSHVRKIFDTNSFGAMAMAQAVIPQMRERRSGAIVNVTSSATLAPMPLAAAYTASKQAIEGFTGSLAHELGYFGIRAKLVEPGYAPTTRFTQNTAVRIEDMIPEAYADFAAPIFAAFAQPALTTRESDVAEAVWAAVHDTSGQLRFPAGPDAVALAKAG, from the coding sequence ATGCAAACGATCCTCATCACCGGCTGTTCTTCTGGCTATGGCCTGGAGACGGCCCGCCATTTCCTCGCCAACGGGTGGAATGTCATCGCCACCATGCGGACGCCGCGACAGGACATACTGCCGCGCTCGGAGCGCCTGCGGATCCTGCCCCTGGACGTCACCAGCGAGGCCAGCATCGCGGCGGTGGTCAAAGCCGCCGGTCAGATCGATGTTCTGGTGAACAATGCAGGCATCGGCGTGGTCGGCGCCTTTGAAGCGACAACGATGTCGCACGTCCGCAAGATCTTCGACACCAACAGCTTTGGCGCGATGGCGATGGCGCAGGCCGTGATCCCGCAGATGCGCGAGCGTCGGTCCGGGGCGATCGTCAACGTCACCTCCAGCGCCACCCTGGCGCCGATGCCCCTGGCGGCGGCCTACACCGCCAGCAAGCAGGCCATCGAGGGTTTCACCGGATCGCTCGCGCACGAGCTCGGCTATTTCGGGATCCGCGCCAAGCTGGTCGAGCCCGGATACGCGCCAACGACGCGGTTTACGCAAAACACTGCGGTGCGCATCGAAGACATGATCCCGGAAGCCTACGCCGATTTCGCGGCCCCGATCTTCGCGGCCTTCGCCCAGCCCGCGCTGACCACCAGGGAAAGCGACGTCGCCGAAGCTGTCTGGGCCGCGGTCCACGACACTTCAGGCCAACTCCGCTTTCCGGCTGGCCCGGACGCGGTCGCGTTGGCAAAAGCTGGCTGA